CTTTGACAATTAAAAAACAAGTCATGGATTAtaacttacatatattttaaaaggtcaaCACACTTGTAAATAATCAGTCTTTCACTGTGTAGGTGCTTGGGTATGCCTTCCTAGAAGCCATGATGGCATCAGATGTCAAACTATGATAAAGAAGTCAGGGTCTGAGAAATACTGTCAGAgccatttccattaaaaaaaaaattacaggaaaatGAGAGGGGAGGTCACAGTCGATAGTGTAGAATGCACATTAGAACGATGCAAATATACTTGATGTCTCTGTAAAATGAGTTCGCTTCTAGGCTCCAATTAACTATCCTCTGTTTCTCACCTCCATGAGCCCCCAGTGGGACAAAGTGAAGGACAGGTAAGGGCAGTTCTCCAATGGGATGGACACCTACACAGTATAAATTGCTTAGTCCTACAGTCCCGCCCATGAGAAGTCAGTAATGCTCTTCCAACATCATCATAAATGCCCCCAAATGTTTTTGAGGTGTCCCCTAGGGAGATGTGTCAAGTGGAAGCAGCATCCCCACTGGAAAGGGCACCTTGGCTACCCTGGGGACACCACTCCCCTGATGTCCTCTCCAGCAACCATTTCCTTTGATGGTTCCACAGGGGCTCCTCGTCCCCCATGGCTGGTTCCACGCCACTGTCCTTTGAAGGTCACATCAGAGTCTGCTGTTGCTGCTCCCCTGGCCACGGTCCTCTCTCCTCGTGGCTTGTGATTCTGCAGCTGTCCTAGCAGCTTCACTGCTTCTCCTGCTCTATTGCTTTGCAAACCTGCGTCCATGTGGATGGGTCTTCCAGCCAGCTCTCTGCTCTTTTACCATCTTAGTGCCAGCCAAATGTCCTGCTTTCTTACTCACCCAATCACCCACTCTCTCCGCCAAACCCAGATCTCCTCATTTCCCTAAGTGTGCCTGgtcctaaataaatggagagcgCTTCCCTTTCCAACCGGTAACTCCCATCTCCCAGGTCATTTTTCCAGCCAAGATTGGTGGGCCATACTCTGACCTTCTGCAGAGTGGTCTTGAGCCATGAATTAAATGTACATACAGCTTGGTGGGTGGATTGTAAACATTGGGTCAACTGATAAAGAGCAAAGAAATGGGAGTTATTATAATAGGTCATGTGTGTAATTTCAAAGCCCAAGCACTCACTTTACCAGGCTGTGCACTCTCATATTTGAGGACCCACATCAAATATACTGTGATGCAGGCTCATGACAAAgacagggcagaggaaaaggTGCAGGCAGCAGGATTGGAGGGcaaagggggaagaaaatgaaagtgaaaagaaataacaaatagatGGGCCTTGCCTGGGCCAACGAGAGTGTGCTATGTAATGAAGAACATGGAACAACTTAACATCTGAGATCCTTTAAAAAAGTAGAGTCTAGGCAGACCTGTGGCTCACCAGGCATCATGCAACACATCTCCCACTGTTGGGGCAGGTGACAGAGGAGTTGATTGAGTAGCACTGCAGGAGATGGCAGCAGGCCCTGCAGGGTGGCCGAGGGCAGTGGGGACAGCAGGGCTCAGGTGGAGAGTCTGTactgggggaagggggcagggggcagagttCTGGGCTGGAGGGTGGTGCAGGGGCCCAAATGCTGAACCTGGAAGCCCATTCTGAGGGAGGGGCTTGGCACCTCTTCAAGTGAGGAGCTCCTCTGGATGGTCTCCCCACGGCAGCTGGGAAGGCTGAGCTGGCAGGAGCCTGCCATCCCACCTGGGGAGAGTAGCCAGAGGCGTCCCTGCTCAGAGCCAGAGGGACTGAGGAGCATGGGAGTGGGGGTCCCCAGGGGCAAGGAAATCCCCTGGGGGCCATGGTGGCCAGGTGCTGGCTTCCCACATGGGGATCAAAGCTGGAGAAGCCCCAGGGCCAGACTGAAGGTGCTGGGGCAGCTGGAGGGGGATGCCCTAACCAGAGAGGACTGCCAACGCCCACCCACGGGTAACTCCAAGGGGCTGGGTACCCCATGCAGGGGTGGACAGCACAGggggtttgtgtgtttgtgtcacaTGGACACAGAAGCTTCATGTCTGCCCCAGAGGCAGCTGGAGATACTTGGATTTCCTTTCAGGGCTGGGAGGCCAGGGGCATGTGTTTCTGCATCGCTTCTTCCTGACAGGCTGTCCCTGTTGCGAACAGGacactttctcttcttccccaagCCTGGTTACATGTGGCCAGCTTGCCGTCCTGCCTCCCCACCTGTGGGATGGACAGAGGCTGGAAGAGAAATAGGGGTTCAGGAAGGGGGTGTGTAGCAAGCCTGGGGAGGGGCCAGGGGCATCAGGAGAGAGCCAACAGCACAAACTAGCTTCAGGTGGAGTTGAGGCTTGGGTTGTATGCAGCATTTCTTTGGGTTAAGTTGTCCTTTCCTGTCCTTATgaacccccagcccccacccaatGTGGAAAACAAGAACCTGAGAGGATGAATGGCCAGGCTCGAGAGAGACCTGGGGTTGgtgcaaggaagaaaaaaagatgataaattaaaaaaaaaagtcggtCCCTCCCTTGCAATAGTCAGAAACTCAGTGGAAATGTGCAGGATGAGGGGCTTTCcttggagaaggagaaggaaccCCTCCACCTTCTCAACATATCCCCCAgaccaggtgcccccctcctg
The nucleotide sequence above comes from Canis aureus isolate CA01 chromosome 19, VMU_Caureus_v.1.0, whole genome shotgun sequence. Encoded proteins:
- the LOC144291074 gene encoding proline-rich protein 23E-like, producing the protein MGYPAPWSYPWVGVGSPLWLGHPPPAAPAPSVWPWGFSSFDPHVGSQHLATMAPRGFPCPWGPPLPCSSVPLALSRDASGYSPQVGWQAPASSAFPAAVGRPSRGAPHLKRCQAPPSEWASRFSIWAPAPPSSPELCPLPPSPSTDSPPEPCCPHCPRPPCRACCHLLQCYSINSSVTCPNSGRCVA